The Scatophagus argus isolate fScaArg1 chromosome 20, fScaArg1.pri, whole genome shotgun sequence genome window below encodes:
- the ccdc80l2 gene encoding coiled-coil domain-containing protein 80, with amino-acid sequence MSVRMFHFCNSHCFLLLFAILWSLSYPSLLTAWSGISRSKPKDQLDPNVRDWGDYSDLPPGIEQGLGLDEDREHGDNRRAGEPSSSMVPELDFMADFAGKKRLWVITAPSYNDHYLQMMEKQLEEMEQKGLNCRLAERDTFIITIIQNAMMEGRIQKTTLQGEATVESLDPDTVTKLLHYLDLTNQEQGFIMLVLKKNLQVSERFPYPVRVEAILELIDQFPMRKLEKMTRKGSNMRCKTTKKKVMVTRKKVKKKMVLSPQRLGNMTSVVAVQRKPPLDKKAALKSKIQDILNGRSRFVIRKVPAKGSTRGKVSSSGGLDTSNGWDKVHSPLSVSKSNEEIKKDRTDSTLEEGQKRHGGKNSEDKQDNVKEDTQKKKSSKKKGKGKKGKKGKGRGKKSNMEASEKDKAALKEFLDSLKGTRRLMVISTPSRDATLYIQQQEENEKQHCDLAIRKITVVTIVGEGSDVTLTLQHHNLASEPPLSDQSKQFSDSGLISLLRAELGLSSSDLFSMTVSDYDIKPNRVFEAPPSSHALLEYIDNFPSRRSEKEKERKNPPVCSNNNQQPGTENSLLRFMSKRRLLLISAPSEDDYSFQQQLSALSGQECHLGIRHFAMLKLTGAGDKASGTVELFPLNGRSQSEIEPLSRDTVNNLREQLKISKDYFSMLVVGKDADVKTWFPSPMWSLDNIYDLVDSMELRIQEEKLQKRLGIHCPEDRGRVGGEGGHYRSFDEDGVEDTYLYHRSEK; translated from the exons ATGTCAGTAAggatgtttcatttttgtaacTCACATTGCTTTCTACTGTTGTTTGCCATTCTGTGGAGCCTCAGCTACCCGAGTTTGCTTACTGCCTGGTCGGGCATCAGTCGTAGCAAGCCCAAGGATCAGCTGGACCCTAATGTGAGGGACTGGGGAGACTATTCAGACCTCCCTCCAGGAATTGAGCAGGGGCTGGGGTTGGACGAAGATAGAGAACATGGAGACAACAGACGAGCTGGAGAGCCTTCATCAAGCATGGTTCCGGAGCTGGATTTCATGGCTGACTTTGCAG GTAAAAAGCGATTGTGGGTGATAACAGCACCATCATACAATGACCACTACCTTCAAATGATGGAGAAACAACTGGAAGAAATGGAGCAG AAAGGGTTGAACTGCCGTCTAGCAGAAAGAGACAcattcatcatcaccatcatccaGAATGCCATGATGGAAGGTCGAATCCAGAAAACAACTTTACAAGGAGAAGCTACAGTGGAGAGCCTGGACCCTGACACGGTCACCAAATTGCTGCACTACTTGGACCTCACCAACCAG GAGCAAGGGTTCATAATGCTCGTTCTGAAGAAGAACCTTCAAGTCAGCGAGCGCTTCCCTTATCCAGTCCGTGTTGAGGCCATTTTGGAGCTCATTGATCAGTTCCCCATGAGGAAACTGGAGAAGATGACCAGAAAAGGATCCAACATGAG GTGCAAAACCACTAAAAAGAAGGTGATGGTGACAAGgaagaaggtgaagaagaagatggtGCTAAGCCCTCAGAGGCTAGGGAATATGACTTCTGTTGTAGCAGTACAAAGAAAACCTCCCCTGGACAAAAAAGCTGCTCTGAAGAGTAAGATCCAGGATATACTGAATGGACGCTCGAGGTTTGTTATCCGTAAGGTTCCTGCAAAGGGGTCCACAAGGGGAAAGGTCTCAAGCAGTGGTGGTCTGGACACTTCTAATGGATGGGATAAAGTGCACAGTCCCCTATCCGTGTCCAAGAGCAATGAAGAAATTAAGAAAGACAG GACGGACTCCACTTTGGAAGAAGGTCAGAAAAGACATGGAGGGAAAAACAGTGAAGATAAACAAGACAATGTGAAGGAggatacacagaaaaaaaagagctctaAGAAAAAGGGcaaagggaaaaaagggaagaaagggaaaggaagagggaagaaGTCCAACATGGAGGCCAGTGAGAAGGATAAAGCAGCCCTGAAGGAGTTTCTGGACAGCTTAAAGGGTACAAGACGATTAATG GTGATCTCAACGCCCAGTAGAGATGCAACTCTTTACATCCAACAGCAAGAGGAGAATGAGAAGCAACACTGCGACCTCGCCATCAGGAAGATTACAGTGGTGACCATTGTCGGTgaaggaagtgatgtcacactcacactgcaacACCACAATCTTG catcAGAGCCTCCACTCAGCGACCaatcaaaacagttttcagattCAGGCCTGATCTCCCTGTTGAGAGCAGAGCTCGGCCTGTCGTCCTCTGACCTCTTTTCAATGACCGTCTCAGACTATGACATCAAGCCCAAT AGAGTCTTTGAGGCTCCCCCATCAAGTCATGCTCTGTTGGAGTACATTGACAACTTTCCCTCAAGGCGatcagaaaaagagaaggaaaggaagaatcCTCCAGTCTGCTCCAACAACAATCAACAGCCTGGGACTGAGAATTCACTGCTCAG GTTCATGTCTAAGAGGAGACTGCTGCTCATCTCTGCTCCCTCTGAGGATGACTACTCCTTTCAACAACAGCTTTCTGCTCTCAGTGGACAGGAGTGTCACCTGG GTATTCGCCACTTTGCCATGTTGAAGCTGACAGGAGCAGGAGACAAAGCATCAGGAACTGTTGAGTTATTTCCACTAAATG GTCGTAGTCAGAGTGAGATTGAGCCGTTATCTCGTGACACGGTCAACAATCTGAGAGAACAGCTAAAGATCAGTAAGGATTATTTCAGCATGCTGGTTGTGGGGAAGGACGCCGATGTGAAGACGTGGTTCCCATCACCGATGTGGTCCCTGGATAACATCTATGACCTGGTGGACTCCATGGAGCTCCGTATTcaggaggagaagctgcagaagaGACTGGGGATCCACTGCCctgaggacagaggaagagtgGGCGGTGAGGGAGGGCATTATCGCAGCTTTGATGAAGATGGGGTGGAGGACACATACTTGTATCACCGGTCAGAGAAATGA
- the fybb gene encoding FYN-binding protein 1 isoform X2 — MENKADVKAIMARFQASGASTDESSTPSSISAGRTKQPLHPTLSSGPTIPTKKPVLESLSGSAITVPPKPNFLKNTVSTKSDTEAHEPNKTKSLAGRFANIQDDTNTTNKPLIANKHKIPSKPPLSQAPEAKGPGQKPPLKKPSLTSTPSDAKPAFPKPSPAAASKPSWVKEDSGGSASSTPPPKIPPLQQKPSSSVLKLRQQNEEMAGANTDTAAKPLLPVNSTTKPPSNFKAAQNTFNKEKDKPEQSDSGVTADGANKLPLTATSSTPPPKPPASKKPSLKNARKPTLQASSINGDATSGPKRNPLPNSLALGPAPAKPNRPPKVNLENFKRGAEASDDGPGTLKKIVPTPPASHPSNQSDHVSPQTALPSLPPRHPGTMIQQDDFYDDVDEFSSSPPPLPPTGHPNQRAKEETADDDGEMYEDLDERWEAAENKQDKMKDEKEEKKRLEAERKEQKEREKKEQDARKKFKLVGPLEAIHQGKARMDCRGSKTELALKQGDCLDIIRVQGNPEGKWLGRTQDGSIGYVKTTSVEIDFNTLKNRKPQQAYEPEVYDDIDVVTHDNSGLKGPGVVLPPLPGEGGEIYDDVLDPNLEVRVPPPSQFTAEGNSDQTGAAIDEEIYDDVDSQNVPVPPPISSLQNLKGKSKTEEADQKKHKKTEKEEKEFRKKFKYEGEIQVLYKVTIIPTLSNKKWSGKELPVKAGEKLDVIVKAVDNKLICRNEEGKFGYVSSSHIVMDDLDIYDDVGDACIYDND; from the exons ATG GAAAACAAAGCTGATGTAAAGGCCATCATGGCTCGCTTCCAAGCCAGTGGGGCAAGCACTGACGAGTCTTCCACACCTTCTTCCATATCAGCTGGACGTACCAAACAACCCCTGCACCCCACCCTCTCCTCCGGCCCGACCATACCAACAAAGAAACCTGTCTTGGAGAGCCTCTCAGGCAGTGCCATAACTGTTCCTCCGAAACccaattttctgaaaaatacagTATCAACTAAGAGTGACACAGAGGCCCATGAACCAAACAAAACTAAATCCCTGGCAGGCAGGTTTGCAAACATCCAGGATGATACAAATACCACCAACAAACCTCTCATTGctaataaacataaaataccCTCGAAGCCACCTCTTTCACAGGCTCCTGAAGCTAAAGGCCCTGGACAGAAACCCCCTCTTAAGAAGCCCTCCCTCACCTCCACCCCGTCTGATGCCAAACCTGCCTTTCCCAAACCATCTCCAGCAGCTGCATCAAAGCCCAGCTGGGTGAAAGAAGACAGTGGTGGGAGTGCATCCAGCACACCACCACCCAAAATACCTCCTTTACAACAAAAACCGAGCAGCAGCGTTTTAAAGTTACGTCAGCAAAATGAAGAGATGGCAGGAGCTAACACAGACACTGCTGCCAAacctttacttccagtgaacTCCACTACTAAGCCCCCTTCCAACTTCAAGGCTGCTCAGAATACGTTCAACAAGGAGAAGGACAAGCCTGAGCAGTCAGATAGTGGCGTGACAGCAGACGGAGCCAACAAACTGCCTCTTACTGCTACCAGCTCCACCCCACCTCCAAAACCGCCAGCCAGTAAAAAACCTAGCTTGAAAAACGCACGAAAGCCTACACTTCAAGCCAGTAGCATCAACGGCGATGCCACTTCAGGCCCCAAACGTAACCCACTCCCCAACAGCTTAGCTCTGGGCCCTGCTCCTGCCAAGCCCAACCGACCCCCCAAGGTTAACCTAGAGAACTTTAAAAGAGGTGCTGAGGCCTCTGATGACG GTCCCGGCACCTTGAAGAAAATTGTCCCAACTCCTCCGGCCTCTCACCCCAGTAACCAGAGCGACCATGTCTCCCCTCAGACTGCACTTCCTAGTCTGCCCCCACGACATCCTGGGACCAT GATCCAACAGGACGACTTCTACGACGATGTTGATGAATTCAGCAGCTCCCCTCCACCTCTACCACCAACAG GTCACCCGAATCAGAGGGCAAAG gaggaaacagctgatgATGACGGTGAGATGTATGAGGATCTTGATGAACGATG GgaagcagctgaaaacaaacaggacaaaatgaaagacgagaaggaagagaaaaaacgACTTGAGGCTGAGAGGAAGGAGCAGAAGGAACGTGAGAAGAAGGAACAAGATGCTAGAAAGAAATTCAAA cTGGTTGGACCCCTGGAGGCCATCCACCAAGGGAAGGCTCGTATGGACTGCCGGGGCAGTAAGACTGAACTTGCTCTTAAGCAGGGAGACTGCCTGGACATCATCCGCGTCCAGGGCAACCCAGAGGGAAAATGGCTGGGACGTACACAGGATGGATCCA TTGGCTATGTGAAGACCACTTCAGTGGAAATTGATTTTAACACCCTGAAGAATCGGAAACCTCAGCAGGCATACGAACCTGAGGTATACGATGACATCGATGTGGTCACTCATGATAACAG tGGGCTAAAAGGACCAGGAG TTGTGCTACCCCCACTaccaggagagggaggagaaataTATGACGATGTTCTTGATCCAAACCTGGAAGTCAG AGTGCCTCCACCCAGCCAGTTTACTGCAGAGGGGAATTCAG ATCAGACAGGTGCAGCAATTGATGAGGAGATATATGACGATGTCGACTCTCAGAATGTGCCTGTCCCTCCGCCAATCAGCAG CCTTCAAAACCTGAAGGGCAAAAGCAAGACTGAAGAGGCCGACCAAAAGAAGCATaaaaagactgagaaagaggagaaggaattCAGGAAAAAGTTTAAA TATGAGGGGGAGATACAGGTGCTGTACAAAGTGACCATCATACCAACACTTTCCAATAAGAAGTGGAGTGGGAAGGAGCTTCCAgtgaaagcaggagaaaaactGGACGTCATTGTTAAAGCCGTGGATAACAAACTGATCTGTCGGAACGAGGAGGGCAAGT TTGGTTATGTTTCCAGCAGCCACATCGTTATGGA CGATCTTGATATCTACGATGATGTTGGAGATG cGTGCATCTATGACAACGACTGA
- the fybb gene encoding FYN-binding protein 1 isoform X1, with translation MENKADVKAIMARFQASGASTDESSTPSSISAGRTKQPLHPTLSSGPTIPTKKPVLESLSGSAITVPPKPNFLKNTVSTKSDTEAHEPNKTKSLAGRFANIQDDTNTTNKPLIANKHKIPSKPPLSQAPEAKGPGQKPPLKKPSLTSTPSDAKPAFPKPSPAAASKPSWVKEDSGGSASSTPPPKIPPLQQKPSSSVLKLRQQNEEMAGANTDTAAKPLLPVNSTTKPPSNFKAAQNTFNKEKDKPEQSDSGVTADGANKLPLTATSSTPPPKPPASKKPSLKNARKPTLQASSINGDATSGPKRNPLPNSLALGPAPAKPNRPPKVNLENFKRGAEASDDGPGTLKKIVPTPPASHPSNQSDHVSPQTALPSLPPRHPGTMIQQDDFYDDVDEFSSSPPPLPPTGHPNQRAKEETADDDGEMYEDLDERWEAAENKQDKMKDEKEEKKRLEAERKEQKEREKKEQDARKKFKLVGPLEAIHQGKARMDCRGSKTELALKQGDCLDIIRVQGNPEGKWLGRTQDGSIGYVKTTSVEIDFNTLKNRKPQQAYEPEVYDDIDVVTHDNSGLKGPGVVLPPLPGEGGEIYDDVLDPNLEVSPSDPKFSPLKPRNLLRMFDRNRRSASTKVVPPPSQFTAEGNSDQTGAAIDEEIYDDVDSQNVPVPPPISSLQNLKGKSKTEEADQKKHKKTEKEEKEFRKKFKYEGEIQVLYKVTIIPTLSNKKWSGKELPVKAGEKLDVIVKAVDNKLICRNEEGKFGYVSSSHIVMDDLDIYDDVGDACIYDND, from the exons ATG GAAAACAAAGCTGATGTAAAGGCCATCATGGCTCGCTTCCAAGCCAGTGGGGCAAGCACTGACGAGTCTTCCACACCTTCTTCCATATCAGCTGGACGTACCAAACAACCCCTGCACCCCACCCTCTCCTCCGGCCCGACCATACCAACAAAGAAACCTGTCTTGGAGAGCCTCTCAGGCAGTGCCATAACTGTTCCTCCGAAACccaattttctgaaaaatacagTATCAACTAAGAGTGACACAGAGGCCCATGAACCAAACAAAACTAAATCCCTGGCAGGCAGGTTTGCAAACATCCAGGATGATACAAATACCACCAACAAACCTCTCATTGctaataaacataaaataccCTCGAAGCCACCTCTTTCACAGGCTCCTGAAGCTAAAGGCCCTGGACAGAAACCCCCTCTTAAGAAGCCCTCCCTCACCTCCACCCCGTCTGATGCCAAACCTGCCTTTCCCAAACCATCTCCAGCAGCTGCATCAAAGCCCAGCTGGGTGAAAGAAGACAGTGGTGGGAGTGCATCCAGCACACCACCACCCAAAATACCTCCTTTACAACAAAAACCGAGCAGCAGCGTTTTAAAGTTACGTCAGCAAAATGAAGAGATGGCAGGAGCTAACACAGACACTGCTGCCAAacctttacttccagtgaacTCCACTACTAAGCCCCCTTCCAACTTCAAGGCTGCTCAGAATACGTTCAACAAGGAGAAGGACAAGCCTGAGCAGTCAGATAGTGGCGTGACAGCAGACGGAGCCAACAAACTGCCTCTTACTGCTACCAGCTCCACCCCACCTCCAAAACCGCCAGCCAGTAAAAAACCTAGCTTGAAAAACGCACGAAAGCCTACACTTCAAGCCAGTAGCATCAACGGCGATGCCACTTCAGGCCCCAAACGTAACCCACTCCCCAACAGCTTAGCTCTGGGCCCTGCTCCTGCCAAGCCCAACCGACCCCCCAAGGTTAACCTAGAGAACTTTAAAAGAGGTGCTGAGGCCTCTGATGACG GTCCCGGCACCTTGAAGAAAATTGTCCCAACTCCTCCGGCCTCTCACCCCAGTAACCAGAGCGACCATGTCTCCCCTCAGACTGCACTTCCTAGTCTGCCCCCACGACATCCTGGGACCAT GATCCAACAGGACGACTTCTACGACGATGTTGATGAATTCAGCAGCTCCCCTCCACCTCTACCACCAACAG GTCACCCGAATCAGAGGGCAAAG gaggaaacagctgatgATGACGGTGAGATGTATGAGGATCTTGATGAACGATG GgaagcagctgaaaacaaacaggacaaaatgaaagacgagaaggaagagaaaaaacgACTTGAGGCTGAGAGGAAGGAGCAGAAGGAACGTGAGAAGAAGGAACAAGATGCTAGAAAGAAATTCAAA cTGGTTGGACCCCTGGAGGCCATCCACCAAGGGAAGGCTCGTATGGACTGCCGGGGCAGTAAGACTGAACTTGCTCTTAAGCAGGGAGACTGCCTGGACATCATCCGCGTCCAGGGCAACCCAGAGGGAAAATGGCTGGGACGTACACAGGATGGATCCA TTGGCTATGTGAAGACCACTTCAGTGGAAATTGATTTTAACACCCTGAAGAATCGGAAACCTCAGCAGGCATACGAACCTGAGGTATACGATGACATCGATGTGGTCACTCATGATAACAG tGGGCTAAAAGGACCAGGAG TTGTGCTACCCCCACTaccaggagagggaggagaaataTATGACGATGTTCTTGATCCAAACCTGGAAGTCAG TCCCTCAGACCCCAAGTTTTCTCCTTTGAAGCCTCGCAACTTACTGAGGATGTTTGACCGGAACAGACGTTCTGCCAGCACTAAAGT AGTGCCTCCACCCAGCCAGTTTACTGCAGAGGGGAATTCAG ATCAGACAGGTGCAGCAATTGATGAGGAGATATATGACGATGTCGACTCTCAGAATGTGCCTGTCCCTCCGCCAATCAGCAG CCTTCAAAACCTGAAGGGCAAAAGCAAGACTGAAGAGGCCGACCAAAAGAAGCATaaaaagactgagaaagaggagaaggaattCAGGAAAAAGTTTAAA TATGAGGGGGAGATACAGGTGCTGTACAAAGTGACCATCATACCAACACTTTCCAATAAGAAGTGGAGTGGGAAGGAGCTTCCAgtgaaagcaggagaaaaactGGACGTCATTGTTAAAGCCGTGGATAACAAACTGATCTGTCGGAACGAGGAGGGCAAGT TTGGTTATGTTTCCAGCAGCCACATCGTTATGGA CGATCTTGATATCTACGATGATGTTGGAGATG cGTGCATCTATGACAACGACTGA